Proteins encoded within one genomic window of Desulfonatronum thiodismutans:
- the glyA gene encoding serine hydroxymethyltransferase, whose amino-acid sequence MNLDELRRHDPEIAEAVRLEELRQLHKLELIASENFTSPAVRMTMGSVLTHKYAEGYPGKRYYGGCEYVDMAETLALERAKQLFKAEYANVQPHSGSQANMAVYFGALQPGDVILGMDLSHGGHLTHGSPVNFSGKLYKVVFYGVGKETGTIDYDQVRSMAREHRPKIIVAGASAYSRVIDFPKFREIADEVGAKLMVDMAHIAGLIAADLHPSPVGSAHFITTTTHKTLRGPRGGMILSSDEFGKLLNSQIFPGIQGGPLMHVIASKAVAFGEALRPEFATYQQQVVKNAQAMAKALTDAGFALVSGGTDNHLMLVDLTNTDITGKDAEIALDKAGITVNKNTVPFETRSPFVTSGIRLGTPALTTRGMTEEHMVRVVEWIVEALDQRDNDTELQRIEAEVQTFASQFPLFAG is encoded by the coding sequence ATGAACCTTGACGAACTTCGCCGCCACGATCCGGAAATCGCCGAAGCCGTGCGCCTGGAAGAACTGCGGCAACTGCACAAGCTGGAACTGATCGCCTCGGAAAATTTCACCTCGCCGGCCGTGCGTATGACCATGGGCAGCGTGCTGACCCACAAGTACGCCGAAGGCTATCCGGGCAAGCGCTATTATGGCGGCTGCGAATACGTAGACATGGCCGAGACCTTGGCCCTGGAGCGGGCCAAGCAATTGTTCAAGGCTGAATACGCTAATGTTCAGCCCCATTCCGGATCTCAGGCCAACATGGCGGTCTACTTTGGGGCGTTGCAGCCCGGAGACGTGATTCTGGGCATGGACCTGTCCCATGGCGGGCACCTGACCCACGGCAGCCCGGTGAATTTTTCCGGCAAGTTGTACAAGGTGGTTTTCTACGGCGTGGGCAAGGAAACCGGGACTATTGATTACGACCAGGTCCGGAGCATGGCTCGGGAGCACCGGCCCAAGATTATCGTGGCCGGGGCCAGCGCTTATTCCCGGGTGATCGATTTCCCGAAGTTTCGGGAAATCGCCGACGAGGTCGGAGCCAAGCTGATGGTGGACATGGCGCATATCGCCGGACTGATCGCCGCTGACCTGCACCCTTCGCCCGTGGGCAGCGCGCATTTCATCACCACCACCACCCACAAGACCTTGCGCGGGCCACGCGGCGGGATGATTTTGTCCTCGGACGAGTTCGGCAAGCTTCTGAACTCCCAGATTTTCCCCGGCATCCAGGGCGGTCCGCTGATGCACGTGATCGCCTCCAAGGCCGTGGCCTTTGGCGAAGCCCTGCGTCCAGAGTTCGCCACGTATCAGCAACAGGTGGTCAAAAACGCCCAGGCCATGGCCAAGGCTCTGACCGACGCCGGCTTCGCCCTGGTTTCCGGAGGGACGGACAACCATCTGATGCTCGTGGACCTGACCAACACGGACATTACGGGCAAGGATGCCGAGATCGCTCTGGACAAGGCCGGGATCACGGTGAACAAGAACACGGTTCCCTTTGAGACCCGCTCTCCGTTCGTGACCTCCGGAATTCGCCTGGGCACCCCGGCCCTGACCACACGAGGCATGACCGAAGAGCACATGGTCCGTGTCGTGGAGTGGATCGTGGAGGCCCTGGATCAGCGGGACAACGATACCGAACTGCAGCGGATCGAGGCCGAGGTGCAAACCTTCGCGTCCCAGTTTCCGTTGTTCGCGGGGTAA
- the fabF gene encoding beta-ketoacyl-ACP synthase II — protein MSRKRVVVTGISAVTPLGVDARTSWERLIKGESGIAPLTRFDAKDHASKIAGEVKGFDPEKFMPAKQTRRMELFAQFAVAAAKMLLEDADWTIPAERAHRTAAIIGCGIGGLDALERSQTTMLKSGPRKISPFFIPSLIANMAAGQVSIFTGAKGNNLVTTSACASGLHSIGTAFSELLLGRADTAICGGTEASLTPLAMAGFNALKALSTRNDEPQLASRPFENSRDGFVMGEGCGLLLLETLEHAQARGANILAEVVGYGASGDAFHITAPDEDGAGMSLAMRAALDEAGIAPEEVDHINAHGTSTKLNDITETRAIKKVFGKHAASIAITGNKSMIGHLLGAAGGVESVFSVLSLHHGMIPGTINMVEPDPECDLDYVTDGSRKADIRYVLCNSFGFGGTNATILYKRWDG, from the coding sequence ATGTCCAGAAAGAGAGTAGTCGTTACCGGTATTTCGGCGGTCACGCCTTTAGGCGTGGACGCACGGACCAGTTGGGAACGGTTGATCAAGGGGGAGTCGGGCATCGCCCCGTTGACCCGCTTCGACGCCAAGGATCACGCATCCAAGATAGCTGGAGAGGTCAAGGGATTTGATCCGGAGAAATTCATGCCGGCCAAACAGACCCGACGGATGGAACTGTTCGCGCAGTTTGCCGTGGCCGCCGCCAAGATGCTCCTGGAGGACGCCGATTGGACGATCCCCGCTGAGCGAGCGCATCGCACCGCCGCGATCATCGGATGCGGCATCGGTGGGCTGGACGCTCTGGAGCGTTCCCAGACCACCATGCTTAAAAGCGGGCCGCGAAAAATTTCTCCGTTTTTCATACCGTCCCTGATCGCCAACATGGCTGCCGGTCAGGTGTCCATCTTTACCGGAGCCAAAGGCAACAATCTGGTCACCACTTCAGCCTGCGCCTCGGGGCTGCATTCTATCGGCACGGCCTTTTCCGAACTGTTGCTGGGCCGGGCGGATACGGCGATCTGCGGGGGAACCGAAGCCAGTCTGACGCCCTTGGCCATGGCCGGTTTCAATGCCCTCAAGGCTCTGTCCACCCGCAACGACGAACCGCAACTGGCCTCGAGGCCTTTTGAGAACAGTCGTGACGGATTCGTCATGGGCGAGGGCTGCGGCTTGCTGCTCCTGGAGACCCTGGAACACGCCCAAGCCCGAGGGGCGAATATCCTGGCCGAGGTGGTGGGCTACGGCGCTTCGGGCGACGCCTTTCATATCACCGCCCCTGACGAGGACGGCGCGGGCATGTCCCTGGCCATGCGGGCCGCCCTGGACGAAGCCGGTATCGCTCCGGAAGAAGTGGACCACATCAACGCCCACGGCACCTCCACCAAGCTCAACGACATCACGGAGACCCGGGCCATCAAGAAAGTTTTCGGCAAGCATGCCGCCTCCATAGCCATCACCGGCAACAAATCCATGATCGGACACCTCCTCGGCGCGGCCGGCGGGGTGGAGAGCGTTTTTTCGGTCCTGAGCCTGCATCACGGCATGATTCCCGGGACCATCAACATGGTCGAGCCGGATCCCGAATGCGATCTGGACTACGTTACCGACGGTTCCAGAAAGGCCGACATTCGGTACGTACTCTGCAATTCCTTCGGCTTCGGCGGGACCAACGCCACTATTCTGTACAAGCGCTGGGACGGTTAG
- the rpmF gene encoding 50S ribosomal protein L32, with product MALPKKKTSRSKRGMRRSHDAVAIPNPIYCECGELTRSHRICSACGTYKGVKRIAVQEPDAGK from the coding sequence ATGGCACTTCCCAAGAAGAAAACTTCTCGTTCCAAGCGAGGCATGCGTCGGTCCCACGACGCCGTCGCCATCCCTAACCCCATTTACTGCGAGTGCGGCGAATTGACGCGGTCCCACCGGATCTGTTCCGCTTGCGGAACTTACAAGGGTGTGAAACGTATCGCCGTCCAGGAGCCGGATGCCGGGAAATAA
- a CDS encoding beta-ketoacyl-ACP synthase III, with protein MSAHIIGTGAFVPEQVVTNIDLQRLVDTNDEWIVSRTGIRERRIAEPGQSCSMLGVEAAKRALEDAKVAATDVTHVLVATFSPDAYIPSTAYILREKLGIPRGMAMDVSAACTGFLFALETARAFVALHPEAVVLVVGSEVVSSRLNWEDRGTCVLFGDGAGAVVVTGKPSHGSAEVMDVLLDGDGSLSDLLVVRGGGSATPMKLGQAVAEDFFVQMQGREIFKHAVRSMAAICQRILEKNGLTSSDIDLVVPHQANIRIIESLAGRLDLPMDKVFVNIEKYGNTSAASIPLALAEAREKALIPPGSKVMLTAFGGGLNWAAALLQY; from the coding sequence ATGTCGGCACATATTATCGGAACCGGAGCCTTTGTTCCTGAGCAGGTGGTGACCAACATCGACCTGCAACGGTTGGTGGACACCAACGATGAATGGATCGTCAGCCGGACGGGAATCAGGGAGCGGCGCATTGCTGAGCCCGGACAATCCTGTTCCATGCTGGGCGTCGAAGCCGCTAAACGAGCGCTGGAGGACGCCAAAGTTGCCGCGACTGACGTGACCCACGTCCTGGTGGCCACCTTTTCTCCAGACGCCTACATTCCCTCCACGGCGTACATTCTACGTGAAAAGCTGGGCATTCCCCGGGGTATGGCCATGGACGTATCCGCGGCCTGCACCGGTTTTCTGTTCGCCTTGGAAACCGCGCGAGCCTTTGTCGCTCTGCATCCCGAAGCCGTGGTCCTCGTGGTCGGCAGCGAAGTGGTTTCTTCCCGACTGAACTGGGAGGATCGCGGAACCTGCGTCCTTTTCGGTGATGGAGCCGGGGCCGTGGTGGTCACGGGCAAGCCGTCCCATGGCAGTGCGGAGGTGATGGACGTGCTTCTGGACGGCGATGGGTCGCTCAGTGATTTGCTAGTGGTTCGCGGTGGCGGATCGGCAACCCCGATGAAGCTCGGCCAGGCCGTGGCCGAGGATTTTTTTGTTCAGATGCAAGGCCGGGAGATCTTCAAGCACGCCGTGCGTTCCATGGCTGCCATCTGTCAACGGATACTGGAAAAGAACGGGTTGACCTCTTCGGACATTGATCTGGTCGTTCCGCACCAAGCCAACATCCGGATCATCGAATCCCTGGCCGGTCGACTGGACCTTCCCATGGACAAGGTGTTCGTGAACATCGAAAAATACGGCAACACCTCCGCGGCCTCCATTCCCCTCGCCCTGGCCGAAGCCCGGGAAAAGGCATTGATTCCCCCGGGAAGCAAAGTTATGTTGACGGCCTTCGGCGGCGGACTGAACTGGGCCGCGGCGTTGTTGCAATACTGA
- the acpP gene encoding acyl carrier protein, with product MSMEEKVKKIIVDQLGVAADQVTPDAAFVDDLGADSLDLTELIMAMEEEFGVEIDDEDAQKMTKVKDALAYIQSKVA from the coding sequence ATGTCAATGGAAGAAAAGGTCAAAAAAATTATCGTCGATCAGCTCGGTGTTGCCGCCGACCAAGTCACTCCGGACGCGGCCTTTGTCGACGACCTGGGTGCCGACTCCTTGGATCTGACTGAATTGATCATGGCCATGGAAGAGGAGTTCGGCGTTGAAATCGATGATGAAGACGCTCAGAAAATGACCAAGGTCAAGGACGCGTTGGCCTATATTCAGTCCAAGGTCGCCTGA
- the fabG gene encoding 3-oxoacyl-[acyl-carrier-protein] reductase, with protein sequence MSELIKTALVTGASRGIGRAAALRLAQDGYQVYLTYVSKPELAEAVQAAIESHGGKAEAFRLDVGDAQAVSAFFQDHVKDKVRLEVLVNNAGMTKDNLIIRMKPADWEAVLRVNLTGSFICLQEAAKLMIRQRYGRIINISSVVGQMGNAGQANYAASKAGLIGLTKSAAQELASRGITVNAVAPGFIDTDMTSGLSEEIQNVYMERIPMRRFGQVEEIADTVAFLASESAGYITGQVIGVTGGMYM encoded by the coding sequence ATGAGCGAATTGATCAAGACCGCCCTGGTCACCGGGGCCTCCAGGGGGATTGGCCGGGCCGCGGCACTGCGGCTGGCCCAGGACGGCTATCAGGTCTACCTGACCTATGTCAGCAAGCCGGAATTGGCCGAGGCCGTCCAGGCGGCCATCGAATCCCACGGCGGCAAGGCCGAGGCGTTTCGGTTGGACGTGGGGGACGCCCAGGCGGTTTCCGCTTTTTTTCAGGACCACGTCAAGGACAAGGTTCGCCTGGAAGTACTGGTGAACAACGCCGGGATGACCAAGGACAACCTGATCATCCGGATGAAACCGGCGGACTGGGAAGCTGTTCTGCGCGTCAACCTGACAGGAAGTTTCATCTGCCTCCAGGAGGCGGCCAAGCTTATGATTCGTCAGCGTTATGGGCGGATCATCAACATCTCTTCGGTGGTCGGTCAGATGGGCAACGCCGGGCAGGCCAACTACGCGGCGTCTAAGGCCGGGCTGATCGGACTGACCAAGTCCGCGGCTCAGGAGTTGGCCTCGCGAGGGATCACGGTCAACGCCGTTGCTCCCGGATTCATCGACACGGACATGACCTCGGGCCTGTCCGAAGAGATACAAAACGTCTACATGGAACGGATCCCCATGCGCCGCTTCGGCCAAGTCGAGGAAATCGCCGACACCGTCGCGTTTTTGGCATCCGAGAGCGCCGGGTACATCACCGGACAGGTGATCGGCGTGACGGGCGGCATGTACATGTAG
- the rpmB gene encoding 50S ribosomal protein L28 — MSQVCDICGKRPHTGNSVSHANNKTKRRFMPNLQQVRAQMPSGETRRLKVCTRCIRSDAVVKPVARQAAEA; from the coding sequence ATGTCCCAAGTATGCGACATCTGCGGGAAACGCCCCCACACCGGAAACAGTGTCAGCCACGCCAACAACAAAACCAAAAGGCGTTTCATGCCCAACCTGCAGCAGGTCCGGGCGCAAATGCCTAGCGGCGAAACCCGGCGCCTGAAGGTTTGCACCCGCTGCATCCGCTCGGATGCCGTGGTTAAGCCCGTTGCGCGGCAAGCAGCCGAAGCCTAG
- a CDS encoding YceD family protein, which translates to MIELLVETTNLPVDGREFSFDEQRIWADPIAEFHLPYRISEPFSAVIHVVPHADGCTVEGTLRGSLVLSCDRCVEEFTYPVTAEFHEFEAYPGGDSQDDASSDGPADVWWVVVKDGLHYLDVAGFLWEQFQLALPEKPLCKVLCRGICAGCGANKNLDECRCAASGSDPRLAAFRSMKLS; encoded by the coding sequence ATGATTGAACTGCTTGTCGAGACCACAAATCTCCCGGTCGACGGCCGGGAGTTTTCTTTTGATGAACAGCGTATTTGGGCCGACCCCATCGCGGAGTTTCATCTGCCGTATCGGATTTCCGAACCGTTTTCAGCGGTGATCCACGTCGTCCCGCACGCGGACGGCTGCACGGTGGAGGGAACGCTGCGCGGTTCACTGGTTCTGTCTTGTGATCGATGCGTTGAGGAATTCACCTATCCCGTGACGGCCGAGTTTCACGAGTTCGAGGCTTATCCCGGCGGCGACTCCCAGGACGATGCCTCAAGCGATGGGCCTGCCGATGTATGGTGGGTGGTGGTCAAAGATGGCCTGCACTACCTGGACGTGGCCGGGTTCCTTTGGGAACAGTTCCAGTTGGCCCTGCCGGAGAAGCCGTTGTGTAAGGTTTTGTGTCGCGGGATCTGCGCCGGATGCGGGGCGAACAAGAACCTCGACGAATGTCGGTGCGCCGCCTCCGGGAGCGACCCACGCTTGGCCGCCTTTCGCTCCATGAAACTTTCCTAA
- the plsX gene encoding phosphate acyltransferase PlsX: MPGNKPCIAVDAMGGDFGPSVVIRGALDALATQDIRVILVGREPEIRAELAAAKATDADVEVVHAEQVIEMQDKPSDALRRKKDSSVQVAFRLVKEGRADGVVSAGNSGATLACGMFILGRIDGIDRPALAGILPTEKKPMVLIDVGANVDCKPHNLLQFALMADVLARSVLGVPKPRVGLMSIGEEEGKGNSQVKLAFDLLRKSSLNFKGNVEGRDVFTGDVDVVVCDGFVGNVVLKLSEGLAVSLGRLLKRELLAGFWSKCGCLFAKGALRRFSRRIDYAEYGGAPLLGLKGIGIVCHGASNAKALASAIHMAATFVRNRSNDHLSQELAVNRDLVHFSRAGSASSSNGKGLLSRVADQASEQPSAKGLPVRQGSEREFGQEAPGVVN; encoded by the coding sequence ATGCCGGGAAATAAACCCTGCATCGCCGTGGATGCCATGGGGGGCGATTTCGGTCCCTCGGTCGTGATCCGCGGCGCGCTGGACGCGTTGGCCACGCAAGACATCAGGGTGATCCTGGTGGGGCGCGAGCCGGAAATTCGCGCGGAACTCGCCGCCGCGAAGGCGACGGATGCCGACGTGGAAGTGGTGCACGCCGAGCAGGTCATTGAGATGCAGGACAAGCCTTCGGACGCCCTGCGTCGGAAGAAGGACAGCTCGGTGCAGGTGGCCTTCCGACTGGTCAAGGAAGGGCGGGCCGACGGGGTGGTCAGCGCGGGCAATTCCGGGGCGACCCTGGCTTGCGGCATGTTCATTCTGGGCAGAATCGACGGCATTGATCGTCCAGCCCTGGCCGGAATCCTGCCTACGGAAAAAAAGCCCATGGTGCTCATCGACGTGGGCGCCAACGTGGACTGCAAGCCGCACAACCTCTTGCAGTTCGCCTTGATGGCCGATGTTCTGGCCAGGTCCGTGCTGGGAGTCCCCAAGCCCCGGGTCGGGTTGATGAGCATCGGCGAGGAAGAGGGCAAGGGCAATTCCCAGGTCAAGCTGGCTTTTGATCTGTTGCGCAAATCCTCCCTGAACTTCAAGGGGAACGTCGAAGGCCGGGACGTGTTCACCGGAGACGTGGACGTGGTGGTCTGCGACGGGTTCGTGGGCAACGTGGTTCTAAAATTGAGTGAAGGCTTGGCCGTTTCTTTGGGCCGGTTGCTGAAGCGGGAACTCTTGGCCGGTTTTTGGTCCAAATGCGGGTGCCTGTTCGCCAAGGGTGCCTTGCGGCGTTTTTCCCGGCGCATCGACTACGCCGAGTACGGTGGTGCGCCTCTGCTGGGTCTGAAGGGTATAGGTATCGTCTGTCACGGCGCCTCCAACGCCAAGGCCCTGGCCAGCGCGATACACATGGCCGCGACCTTTGTGCGGAATCGTTCCAACGACCATTTGTCGCAAGAGCTTGCCGTGAATCGGGATCTGGTCCATTTCAGCCGGGCTGGTTCAGCCTCATCGAGCAACGGGAAAGGCCTTTTGAGTCGGGTCGCCGATCAGGCCTCGGAACAGCCGTCGGCCAAGGGTTTACCTGTGCGTCAAGGCTCGGAACGTGAGTTCGGGCAAGAAGCTCCCGGCGTGGTCAATTGA
- a CDS encoding deoxycytidylate deaminase has protein sequence MRLPWPEYFMGIAKLVAERSTCLRRRVGALAVQGKRILATGYNGAPAGLEHCLDIGCLREQMGIPSGQRHELCRGLHAEQNVIIQAATHGVRLEGAQIYCTTQPCLICTKMLINCGVEAIFFEQGYPDDLAVNMLREAGVRFEQLCSS, from the coding sequence ATGCGACTGCCATGGCCGGAATACTTCATGGGCATCGCCAAACTGGTGGCCGAACGGTCCACCTGTTTGCGGCGCAGGGTCGGGGCTTTGGCCGTACAGGGCAAACGGATCCTGGCCACGGGCTACAACGGTGCTCCGGCCGGGCTGGAGCACTGCCTGGATATCGGCTGCCTGCGGGAGCAGATGGGAATCCCATCGGGCCAGCGGCATGAGCTGTGCCGGGGCCTGCACGCCGAGCAGAACGTGATCATCCAGGCCGCCACCCACGGGGTCCGGCTGGAGGGGGCGCAGATCTACTGCACCACTCAGCCGTGTCTGATCTGTACCAAAATGTTGATAAACTGCGGGGTCGAGGCGATCTTCTTCGAACAGGGGTACCCCGACGATCTGGCCGTGAACATGCTGCGCGAGGCAGGAGTGCGCTTTGAACAGCTTTGCTCTTCCTGA